A stretch of the Gracilinanus agilis isolate LMUSP501 chromosome 4, AgileGrace, whole genome shotgun sequence genome encodes the following:
- the FCRLA gene encoding Fc receptor-like A yields MRDEDISEGLERSIPLETLLSQDPSYLLRILCAPVFQSQPTTLQNEEGSPPGSASNHDKEIFWTPSISSHVSQASGTESEGYSYENFKGYTFSNPLHLIVSYDWLILQGPTQPVFEGDSLILHCLAWGNLPLSQVTFYRDGSALGPPGPDMVFSISSVHTVDSGHYHCTGIFESPGPGVKKAAAVVLRVQELFPTPIIIATPSTKPQEGSQMTLSCETKLSPQRSNSLLHFSFYKDGRMVQSKDRSPIYKLLKVQLGDSGSYWCEAVMEDGQIRKQSLRLEVQVQNFSSKSPPRASASTTSDPTPEKPSTPKPAPSDHLRPPQSRSPSSGSQPFEGPCPDPPLRKQDPYLSYQMHILLSHMQNVRTLIGHLVLELRDLSGRLESKASGVKGSTPKAHKIPETSRGPQRK; encoded by the exons ATGAGGGATGAGGACATCAGTGAGGGCTTAGAGAGGAGCATTCCCCTAGAGACTCTATTGTCCCAAGATCCAAGCTATCTCCTAAGGATACTCTGTGCTCCAGTGTTCCAGAGCCAGCCAACGACCCTGCAGAATGAGGAAGGATCACCACCTGGGAGTGCCAGCAACCATGACAAAGAGATCTTCTGGACACCAAGCATTAGCTCTCATGTAAGCCAGGCCTCTGGGACAGAATCAGAGGGATACTCCTATGAAAACTTCAAAGGCTATACTTTCAGCAACCCCTTACACCTAATTGTATCATATG ACTGGCTGATACTGCAGGGCCCCACCCAGCCTGTGTTCGAGGGTGACTCTCTGATCCTTCACTGCCTGGCATGGGGGAATTTGCCTCTGTCCCAGGTCACCTTCTATCGAGATGGGTCAGCCTTAGGTCCTCCAGGGCCTGACATGGTGTTCTCAATCAGTTCGGTTCATACAGTGGACAGCGGACACTATCACTGCACTGGCATCTTCGAGAGTcctggccctggagtcaagaaggcagCTGCTGTGGTCCTTAGAGTACAAG AGCTGTTTCCCACTCCAATAATTATAGCAACCCCCTCCACAAAGCCTCAAGAGGGGAGCCAGATGACCTTGAGCTGTGAAACAAAGCTGAGCCCCCAGAGATCAAACTCCTTGCTTCACTTCTCCTTCTACAAAGATGGCAGGATGGTTCAAAGCAAAGACAGATCTCCAATATATAAACTCTTAAAAGTGCAGCTGGGAGACTCTGGCTCATACTGGTGTGAGGCAGTCATGGAAGATGGCCAGATCCGGAAACAGAGTCTCAGGCTTGAAGTTCAGGTGCAGA ATTTTTCCTCAAAAAGTCCTCCCAGAGCATCAGCTTCGACTACTTCAGATCCAACTCCTGAAAAACCATCAACTCCAAAACCAGCTCCTTCAGATCACTTGAGGCCTCCTCAGTCTAGATCCCCTTCTTCCGGGAGCCAGCCTTTTGAGGGTCCATGTCCAGATCCTCCCCTAAGGAAACAAGATCCCTACCTGAGCTACCAGATGCACATTCTGCTCAGTCACATGCAAAATGTAAGAACCCTGATAGGCCACCTAGTTCTAGAACTCAGGGACCTCTCTGGTCGCCTTGAATCCAAGGCTTCTGGAGTTAAGGGGTCAACCCCCAAAGCCCATAAAATTCCAGAAACTTCTAGAGGTCCTCAGAGGAAATAA